A window of Desmodus rotundus isolate HL8 unplaced genomic scaffold, HLdesRot8A.1 manual_scaffold_280, whole genome shotgun sequence contains these coding sequences:
- the LOC112321844 gene encoding probable G-protein coupled receptor 162 isoform X1 produces MARGGAGPEEASLRSNALSWLACGLLALLANAWIILSISAKQQKHKPLELLLCFLAGTHILMAAVPLTTFAVVQLRRQASSDYDWNESICKVFVSTYYTLALATCFTVASLSYHRMWMVRWPVNYRLSNAKKQALHAVMGIWMVSFILSTLPSIGWHNNGERYYARGCQFIVSKIGLGFGVCFSLLLLGGIVMGLVCVAITFYQTLWARPRRARQARRAGSGGGAKGSGAGGLGTRPAFEVPAIVVEDARGKRRSSLDGSESAKTSLQVTNLVSAIVFLYDSLTGVPILVVSFFSLKSDSAPPWMVLAVLWCSMAQTLLLPSFIWSCERYRADVRTVWEQCVAIMSEEDGDDDGGCDDYADGRVCKVRFDANGATGPGDPTQVKLLPGRHMLFPPLERVHYLQVPLSRRLSHDETNIFSTPRTPGSFLHKWSSSDDIRVLPAQSRALGDPPEYLGPRQRLEDEEDEEEAEGGGLASLRQFLEGGVLGSGGGPPRGPGFFREEITTFIDETPLPSPTASPRRPRPLGLSPRRLSLGSPDSRAIGLPLGLSVGRRCSLTGGEESTRAWGGSWGPGNPMFSQLTL; encoded by the exons ATGGctcggggtggggcggggccagagGAGGCCTCTCTGCGCTCAAACGCATTGTCCTGGCTGGCCTGTGGgctcctggccctgctggccAATGCCTGGATCATCCTCAGCATCTCTGCCAAGCAGCAGAAGCACAAGCCCCTGGAGTTGCTGCTGTGCTTCCTGGCTGGCACACACATACTCATGGCGGCTGTGCCCCTCACCACCTTCGCTGTGGTGCAGCTCCGGCGCCAGGCTTCCTCCGACTACGACTGGAATGAGAGCATCTGCAAGGTCTTTGTGTCCACCTACTACACACTGGCCCTGGCCACCTGCTTCACAGTTGCCTCACTCTCCTACCATCGCATGTGGATGGTGCGCTGGCCTGTCAACTACCGCCTCAGCAATGCCAAGAAGCAGGCGCTGCATGCTGTCATGGGCATCTGGATGgtcagcttcatcctctccacacTGCCCTCCATTGGCTGGCACAACAACGGTGAGCGCTACTACGCCCGAGGCTGCCAGTTCATAGTATCCAAGATTGGCCTTGGCTTTGGCGTCTGCTTCAGCCTCTTGCTACTTGGGGGCATTGTCATGGGGCTGGTCTGTGTGGCCATTACCTTCTACCAGacactgtgggccaggccccggAGGGCTCGGCAGGCCCGGAGAgcggggagtggaggtggggccaaggggagtggggcagggggtttGGGTACACGGCCAGCCTTTGAGGTGCCAGCCATTGTGGTGGAAGATGCCCGAGGGAAGCGGCGGTCCTCGCTGGATGGCTCCGAGTCGGCCAAGACATCCCTGCAGGTCACCAACTTGGTCAGCGCCATCGTCTTTCTCTATGACTCACTCACAGGGGTGCCCATCTTG GTGGTGAGCTTCTTCTCTCTGAAGTCGGACTCCGCTCCCCCGTGGATGGTGCTGGCGGTGCTGTGGTGCTCCATGGCACAGACGCTGCTGCTGCCCTCCTTCATCTGGTCCTGCGAGCGCTACCGCGCCGACGTGCGCACAGTGTGGGAGCAGTGCGTGGCTATCATGTCCGAAGAGGATGGCGACGATG ATGGGGGCTGCGATGACTATGCAGATGGCCGAGTGTGCAAAGTTCGCTTTGATGCCAATGGGGCCACAGGACCGGGTGACCCCACCCAGGTGAAGCTGCTGCCTGGGAGGCACATGCTCTTTCCCCCTCTTGAGAGGGTCCACTACTTACAG GTCCCTCTGTCCCGCCGTCTGTCCCACGATGAGACCAACATCTTCTCTACTCCTCGGACACCGGGCTCCTTCCTGCACAAGTGGTCATCCTCTGATGACATCCGGgtcctcccagcccagagccGGGCCCTGGGGGACCCTCCTGAGTACCTGGGACCAAGACAAAGGCTGGAGgatgaggaggatgaggaggaggccGAAGGTGGAGGGCTAGCCAGCCTTCGACAATTTCTGGAGGGTGGGGTTCTAGGGTCAGGTGGGGGGCCCCCACGGGGTCCTGGCTTCTTCCGGGAGGAGATCACCACCTTCATTGATGAGACACCTCTGCCTTCTCCAACTGCTTCTCCTCGCAGGCCCAGGCCATTGGGCCTCTCACCCCGTCGACTCTCCCTAGGGTCCCCTGATAGCAGAGCCATTGGACTTCCTTTGGGACTAAGTGTGGGGAGACGCTGCTCCCTGACAGGAGGTGAGGAGAGTACAAGAGCTTGGGGAGGATCCTGGGGTCCAGGTAACCCCATGTTCTCCCAGCTGACTCTGTGA
- the LOC112321762 gene encoding guanine nucleotide-binding protein G(I)/G(S)/G(T) subunit beta-3 yields the protein MGEMEQLRQEAEQLKKQIADARKACADTTMAELVSDLEVVGRVQMRTRRTLRGHLAKIYAMHWATDSKLLVSASQDGKLIVWDTYTTNKVHAIPLRSSWVMTCAYAPSGNFVACGGLDNMCSIYSLKSREGNVKVSRELSAHTGYLSCCRFLDDNNIVTSSGDTTCALWDIETGQQKTVFVGHTGDCMSLAVSPDYQLFISGACDASAKLWDVREGTCRQTFTGHESDINAICFFPNGEAICTGSDDASCRLFDLRADQELTAYSHESIICGITSVAFSLSGRLLFAGYDDFNCNVWDSMKGERVGILSGHDNRVSCLGVTADGMAVATGSWDSFLKIWN from the exons ATGGGGGAGATGGAACAGCTGCGGCAGGAAGCGGAACAGCTCAAGAAGCAGATTGCA GATGCCAGGAAAGCCTGTGCTGACACTACGATGGCAGAG CTTGTGTCTGATCTAGAAGTCGTGGGACGAGTCCAGATGCGGACCAGGCGGACATTAAGGGGACACCTGGCCAAGATTTATGCCATGCACTGGGCCACTGATTCCAA ACTGCTAGTAAGTGCCTCACAAGACGGAAAGCTGATTGTGTGGGACACCTACACCACCAATAAG GTACATGCCATCCCTCTGCGCTCCTCCTGGGTCATGACCTGTGCCTATGCCCCATCGGGGAACTTTGTGGCGTGTGGGGGGCTGGACAACATGTGCTCTATCTATAGCCTCAAATCCCGTGAGGGCAATGTCAAGGTCAGCCGGGAACTCTCTGCTCACACAG GttatctctcctgctgccgctttCTTGATGACAACAACATTGTGACCAGCTCAGGGGACACCACGTG TGCTCTGTGGGATATCGAGACCGGGCAGCAGAAGACTGTGTTTGTGGGACACACAGGGGACTGCATGAGCCTGGCTGTGTCTCCCGACTACCAACTGTTCATTTCCGGGGCCTGTGATGCCAGCGCCAAGCTGTGGGACGTGAGGGAGGGGACCTGCCGGCAGACTTTCACTGGCCATGAGTCAGACATCAACGCTATCTGT TTTTTCCCCAATGGAGAGGCCATCTGCACAGGCTCGGATGATGCCTCCTGCCGTCTGTTTGACCTTCGGGCAGACCAGGAGCTGACCGCCTATTCCCACGAGAGCATCATCTGCGGCATCACATCCGTGGCCTTCTCCCTCAGTGGCCGCCTGCTCTTCGCAGGCTATGATGACTTCAACTGCAATGTCTGGGACTCCATGAAGGGCGAGCGTGTGG gCATCCTCTCTGGCCATGATAACAGGGTCAGCTGCCTGGGGGTCACGGCTGATGGGATGGCGGTGGCCACTGGCTCCTGGGACAGCTTCCTCAAAATCTGGAActga
- the LOC112321730 gene encoding prolyl 3-hydroxylase 3 isoform X1 translates to MLRLFRLLLLLLLLPPPGSPEPPGLATLSPGAPPQAPDLLYADGLRAYSAGAWAPAVALLREALRSYAELGRTRHDCGERCAAELGGALPDAPGPDSRPGPAPGAWERLLLRAALRRAECLSQCVAQRLGPGGAARLRVGSALRDAFRRREPYNYLQRAYYQLKKLDLAAAAAHTFFVANPTHLQMREDMAKYRRMSRVRRQSFRDLETPAHWAAYDLGLELLGRQEAELALPRLEEALQESLAQMERCRAGCEGPEEHQRDEEEEGTGNQAGLYEAIAGHWIQVLQCRQRCVGDMATRPGHSFPVPDFLPSQLRRLHEAHAQVGNLSQAMENVLSVLLFYPEEEAAKEALKQYQAQLGEPRPGLRPREDIQRFVLRSLGEKRQLYYAMEHLGTNFKDPDLWTPEAFIPETLREKLREDQEHRTWDHEPPQPKPLTNWKDVLLMEGVTLTQDARQLNGSERAVLDGLLTTAECGVLLQLAKDAAEAGARSGYRGRRSPHSPHERFEGLTVLKAAQLARAGAVGTQGAKLLLEVSERVRTLTQAYFSPERPLHLSFTHLVCRTAIEGEQEQRMDLSHPVHADNCVLDPDTGECWREPPAYTYRDYSGVLYLNDDFQGGDLFFTEPNALTVRAQVRPRCGRLVAFSSGGENPHGVWAVTRGRRCALALWHTWAPEHREQEWTEAKELLQEPEEEEEEEMPSKDPSPEPLSHRLQRVQDKAGKLPRVREEL, encoded by the exons ATGCTCCGGCTCTTTCGcttgctgctgctcctgctcctgctgcctcccccggGATCCCCCGagcccccaggcctggccacGCTGTCCCCCGGAGcgcccccccaggcccctgactTGCTCTACGCCGACGGGCTGCGCGCCTACTCCGCCGGGGCCTGGGCACCCGCGGTGGCGCTGCTGCGGGAGGCGCTGCGTAGCTATGCGGAGCTGGGCCGCACGCGGCATGACTGCGGAGAGCGCTGTGCTGCCGAGCTGGGGGGTGCGCTCCCAGACGCCCCGGGGCCCGACTCCCGGCCAGGCCCGGCACCGGGAGCCTGGGAGCGCCTTCTGCTCCGCGCCGCGCTGCGCCGCGCGGAGTGCCTGAGCCAGTGCGTGGCGCAAAGGCTGGGTCCCGGGGGCGCGGCGCGGCTCCGCGTGGGGAGCGCTCTGCGGGACGCCTTCCGCCGCCGGGAGCCCTACAACTACCTGCAGAGGGCCTACTACCAG CTGAAGAAGTTGGAcctggcagcagctgcagctcaCACCTTCTTTGTAGCAAACCCCACCCACCTGCAGATGCGGGAGGACATGGCTAAGTACAGACGTATGTCTAGGGTTAGGCGGCAGAGCTTCCGGGACCTGGAGACGCCTGCACACTGG GCAGCCTATGACTTGGGCCTGGAGCTATTGGGGCGCCAGGAGGCAGAACTGGCATTGCCCAGGCTTGAGGAGGCCCTGCAGGAGAGCCTGGCCCAGATGGAGAGATGCCGGGCTGGCTGTGAGGGGCCTGAGGAACATCAAagggatgaagaagaggaaggaactgGGAACCAGGCGGGCCTCTATGAGGCTATTGCAG GGCACTGGATTCAGGTCCTGCAGTGCCGGCAGCGCTGCGTGGGGGATATGGCCACACGGCCTGGTCACAGTTTCCCTGTCCCCGACTTCCTTCCCAGCCAGCTGAGGAGGCTGCATGAGGCCCATGCTCAGG TGGGGAATCTGTCCCAGGCTATGGAAAATGTCCTGAGTGTCCTGCTCTTCTATCCGGAGGAGGAGGCTGCCAAGGAAGCTCTGAAACAGTACCAGGCCCAGCTGGGAGAGCCGAGACCTGGCCTCAGGCCAAGAGAG GACATCCAGCGCTTTGTCCTTCGATCCCTGGGGGAGAAGAGACAGCTTTACTATGCCATGGAGCACCTGGGGACCAACTTCAAGGATCCT GATCTCTGGACTCCAGAGGCTTTCATTCCTGAAACACTTAGAGAAAAGCTCAG AGAGGATCAAGAGCATCGGACTTGGGACCATGAGCCTCCACAGCCGAAGCCTTTGACTAACTGGAAGG ATGTCCTCCTCATGGAGGGAGTAACCCTGACCCAGGATGCAAGACAGCTGAATGGGTCGGAGCGAGCCGTGCTGGACGGTCTGCTCACCACAGCAGAGTGTGGGGTGCTGCTGCAGCTGGCCAAG GATGCAGCTGAGGCAGGAGCCAGGTCTGGCTATCGGGGCCGCCGCTCCCCTCACAGCCCCCACGAACGCTTCGAGGGGCTCACGGTGCTCAAGGCGGCACAG CTGGCCCGTGCTGGGGCTGTGGGCACTCAGGGTGCTAAGCTGCTTCTGGAGGTGAGCGAGCGTGTGCGGACCTTAACTCAGGCCTACTTCTCCCCGGAACGGCCCCTGCATCTCTCCTTCACCCACCTGGTGTGCCGTACTGCCATCGAAG GGGAGCAAGAGCAGCGCATGGACCTGAGTCACCCTGTGCACGCCGACAACTGCGTCCTGGACCCTGACACGGGAGAGTGCTGGCGGGAGCCCCCAGCCTACACTTACCGAGACTACAG TGGAGTCCTCTACCTCAACGATGACTTCCAGGGCGGGGACCTATTCTTCACAGAGCCCAATGCCCTCACCGTCAGG GCTCAGGTTCGTCCTCGCTGTGGACGCCTCGTGGCCTTCAGCTCTGGTGGGGAGAATCCCCATGGTGTGTGGGCTGTGACTCGGGGTCGGCGCTGCGCCTTGGCACTTTGGCACACGTGGGCACCTGAGCACAGGGAGCAG GAGTGGACAGAAGCCAAAGAGCTGCTGCAGGagccagaagaggaggaggaagaagaaatgccCAGCAAAGACCCTTCCCCAGAACCCCTCAGCCACAGGCTTCAGCGGGTCCAGGACAAGGCTGGGAAGCTGCCTCGGGTCCGAGAGGAGCTGTGA
- the LOC112321730 gene encoding prolyl 3-hydroxylase 3 isoform X2 — protein MLRLFRLLLLLLLLPPPGSPEPPGLATLSPGAPPQAPDLLYADGLRAYSAGAWAPAVALLREALRSYAELGRTRHDCGERCAAELGGALPDAPGPDSRPGPAPGAWERLLLRAALRRAECLSQCVAQRLGPGGAARLRVGSALRDAFRRREPYNYLQRAYYQLKKLDLAAAAAHTFFVANPTHLQMREDMAKYRRMSRVRRQSFRDLETPAHWAAYDLGLELLGRQEAELALPRLEEALQESLAQMERCRAGCEGPEEHQRDEEEEGTGNQAGLYEAIAGHWIQVLQCRQRCVGDMATRPGHSFPVPDFLPSQLRRLHEAHAQVGNLSQAMENVLSVLLFYPEEEAAKEALKQYQAQLGEPRPGLRPREDIQRFVLRSLGEKRQLYYAMEHLGTNFKDPDLWTPEAFIPETLREKLREDQEHRTWDHEPPQPKPLTNWKDVLLMEGVTLTQDARQLNGSERAVLDGLLTTAECGVLLQLAKLARAGAVGTQGAKLLLEVSERVRTLTQAYFSPERPLHLSFTHLVCRTAIEGEQEQRMDLSHPVHADNCVLDPDTGECWREPPAYTYRDYSGVLYLNDDFQGGDLFFTEPNALTVRAQVRPRCGRLVAFSSGGENPHGVWAVTRGRRCALALWHTWAPEHREQEWTEAKELLQEPEEEEEEEMPSKDPSPEPLSHRLQRVQDKAGKLPRVREEL, from the exons ATGCTCCGGCTCTTTCGcttgctgctgctcctgctcctgctgcctcccccggGATCCCCCGagcccccaggcctggccacGCTGTCCCCCGGAGcgcccccccaggcccctgactTGCTCTACGCCGACGGGCTGCGCGCCTACTCCGCCGGGGCCTGGGCACCCGCGGTGGCGCTGCTGCGGGAGGCGCTGCGTAGCTATGCGGAGCTGGGCCGCACGCGGCATGACTGCGGAGAGCGCTGTGCTGCCGAGCTGGGGGGTGCGCTCCCAGACGCCCCGGGGCCCGACTCCCGGCCAGGCCCGGCACCGGGAGCCTGGGAGCGCCTTCTGCTCCGCGCCGCGCTGCGCCGCGCGGAGTGCCTGAGCCAGTGCGTGGCGCAAAGGCTGGGTCCCGGGGGCGCGGCGCGGCTCCGCGTGGGGAGCGCTCTGCGGGACGCCTTCCGCCGCCGGGAGCCCTACAACTACCTGCAGAGGGCCTACTACCAG CTGAAGAAGTTGGAcctggcagcagctgcagctcaCACCTTCTTTGTAGCAAACCCCACCCACCTGCAGATGCGGGAGGACATGGCTAAGTACAGACGTATGTCTAGGGTTAGGCGGCAGAGCTTCCGGGACCTGGAGACGCCTGCACACTGG GCAGCCTATGACTTGGGCCTGGAGCTATTGGGGCGCCAGGAGGCAGAACTGGCATTGCCCAGGCTTGAGGAGGCCCTGCAGGAGAGCCTGGCCCAGATGGAGAGATGCCGGGCTGGCTGTGAGGGGCCTGAGGAACATCAAagggatgaagaagaggaaggaactgGGAACCAGGCGGGCCTCTATGAGGCTATTGCAG GGCACTGGATTCAGGTCCTGCAGTGCCGGCAGCGCTGCGTGGGGGATATGGCCACACGGCCTGGTCACAGTTTCCCTGTCCCCGACTTCCTTCCCAGCCAGCTGAGGAGGCTGCATGAGGCCCATGCTCAGG TGGGGAATCTGTCCCAGGCTATGGAAAATGTCCTGAGTGTCCTGCTCTTCTATCCGGAGGAGGAGGCTGCCAAGGAAGCTCTGAAACAGTACCAGGCCCAGCTGGGAGAGCCGAGACCTGGCCTCAGGCCAAGAGAG GACATCCAGCGCTTTGTCCTTCGATCCCTGGGGGAGAAGAGACAGCTTTACTATGCCATGGAGCACCTGGGGACCAACTTCAAGGATCCT GATCTCTGGACTCCAGAGGCTTTCATTCCTGAAACACTTAGAGAAAAGCTCAG AGAGGATCAAGAGCATCGGACTTGGGACCATGAGCCTCCACAGCCGAAGCCTTTGACTAACTGGAAGG ATGTCCTCCTCATGGAGGGAGTAACCCTGACCCAGGATGCAAGACAGCTGAATGGGTCGGAGCGAGCCGTGCTGGACGGTCTGCTCACCACAGCAGAGTGTGGGGTGCTGCTGCAGCTGGCCAAG CTGGCCCGTGCTGGGGCTGTGGGCACTCAGGGTGCTAAGCTGCTTCTGGAGGTGAGCGAGCGTGTGCGGACCTTAACTCAGGCCTACTTCTCCCCGGAACGGCCCCTGCATCTCTCCTTCACCCACCTGGTGTGCCGTACTGCCATCGAAG GGGAGCAAGAGCAGCGCATGGACCTGAGTCACCCTGTGCACGCCGACAACTGCGTCCTGGACCCTGACACGGGAGAGTGCTGGCGGGAGCCCCCAGCCTACACTTACCGAGACTACAG TGGAGTCCTCTACCTCAACGATGACTTCCAGGGCGGGGACCTATTCTTCACAGAGCCCAATGCCCTCACCGTCAGG GCTCAGGTTCGTCCTCGCTGTGGACGCCTCGTGGCCTTCAGCTCTGGTGGGGAGAATCCCCATGGTGTGTGGGCTGTGACTCGGGGTCGGCGCTGCGCCTTGGCACTTTGGCACACGTGGGCACCTGAGCACAGGGAGCAG GAGTGGACAGAAGCCAAAGAGCTGCTGCAGGagccagaagaggaggaggaagaagaaatgccCAGCAAAGACCCTTCCCCAGAACCCCTCAGCCACAGGCTTCAGCGGGTCCAGGACAAGGCTGGGAAGCTGCCTCGGGTCCGAGAGGAGCTGTGA
- the LOC112321844 gene encoding probable G-protein coupled receptor 162 isoform X2, which yields MLSWASGWSASSSPHCPPLAGTTTVVSFFSLKSDSAPPWMVLAVLWCSMAQTLLLPSFIWSCERYRADVRTVWEQCVAIMSEEDGDDDGGCDDYADGRVCKVRFDANGATGPGDPTQVKLLPGRHMLFPPLERVHYLQVPLSRRLSHDETNIFSTPRTPGSFLHKWSSSDDIRVLPAQSRALGDPPEYLGPRQRLEDEEDEEEAEGGGLASLRQFLEGGVLGSGGGPPRGPGFFREEITTFIDETPLPSPTASPRRPRPLGLSPRRLSLGSPDSRAIGLPLGLSVGRRCSLTGGEESTRAWGGSWGPGNPMFSQLTL from the exons ATGCTGTCATGGGCATCTGGATGgtcagcttcatcctctccacacTGCCCTCCATTGGCTGGCACAACAACG GTGGTGAGCTTCTTCTCTCTGAAGTCGGACTCCGCTCCCCCGTGGATGGTGCTGGCGGTGCTGTGGTGCTCCATGGCACAGACGCTGCTGCTGCCCTCCTTCATCTGGTCCTGCGAGCGCTACCGCGCCGACGTGCGCACAGTGTGGGAGCAGTGCGTGGCTATCATGTCCGAAGAGGATGGCGACGATG ATGGGGGCTGCGATGACTATGCAGATGGCCGAGTGTGCAAAGTTCGCTTTGATGCCAATGGGGCCACAGGACCGGGTGACCCCACCCAGGTGAAGCTGCTGCCTGGGAGGCACATGCTCTTTCCCCCTCTTGAGAGGGTCCACTACTTACAG GTCCCTCTGTCCCGCCGTCTGTCCCACGATGAGACCAACATCTTCTCTACTCCTCGGACACCGGGCTCCTTCCTGCACAAGTGGTCATCCTCTGATGACATCCGGgtcctcccagcccagagccGGGCCCTGGGGGACCCTCCTGAGTACCTGGGACCAAGACAAAGGCTGGAGgatgaggaggatgaggaggaggccGAAGGTGGAGGGCTAGCCAGCCTTCGACAATTTCTGGAGGGTGGGGTTCTAGGGTCAGGTGGGGGGCCCCCACGGGGTCCTGGCTTCTTCCGGGAGGAGATCACCACCTTCATTGATGAGACACCTCTGCCTTCTCCAACTGCTTCTCCTCGCAGGCCCAGGCCATTGGGCCTCTCACCCCGTCGACTCTCCCTAGGGTCCCCTGATAGCAGAGCCATTGGACTTCCTTTGGGACTAAGTGTGGGGAGACGCTGCTCCCTGACAGGAGGTGAGGAGAGTACAAGAGCTTGGGGAGGATCCTGGGGTCCAGGTAACCCCATGTTCTCCCAGCTGACTCTGTGA